A single window of Thalassoroseus pseudoceratinae DNA harbors:
- a CDS encoding endonuclease/exonuclease/phosphatase family protein codes for MTKIAIQFSTWMMVFAVFGSQGLTAEPIRLRVLSYNIHHAEGVDGKLDVERIAKVINAVDPDIVALQEVDQKVQRSNGVHQPKELARLTKMNVAFGANIPLQGGHYGNAILSRFPITKRKNELLPNVNDGEQRGVLVGEITIPDLPTSLLILATHFDHRANDQERTLSAKFINQRFTADNGPALLMGDLNDVIGSATLDQLVVAWTRTNSKALPTIPVKRPTRQIDFVLFRPVDRWTVVETRVLDEAVASDHRPILSVLEIRPK; via the coding sequence ATGACAAAGATTGCGATTCAGTTTTCGACCTGGATGATGGTTTTCGCCGTTTTTGGATCACAGGGTTTAACCGCAGAACCGATTCGCTTGCGGGTCCTCAGTTACAACATCCATCATGCCGAGGGCGTTGACGGAAAACTCGATGTGGAACGAATTGCCAAGGTCATTAACGCAGTTGACCCTGACATTGTGGCGCTGCAGGAAGTCGATCAGAAAGTGCAGCGGTCGAATGGGGTGCATCAACCCAAAGAACTTGCTCGCTTGACGAAAATGAACGTCGCATTTGGAGCGAATATCCCCTTGCAAGGTGGACATTATGGCAACGCGATTCTATCGCGATTCCCGATCACGAAGCGCAAAAACGAATTGCTCCCCAATGTGAATGACGGTGAGCAACGGGGAGTATTGGTCGGTGAGATTACGATTCCCGATCTGCCAACGTCACTGTTGATTTTGGCAACGCACTTTGATCATCGAGCCAATGACCAAGAGCGAACTCTTTCCGCGAAATTCATCAATCAGCGTTTCACTGCTGACAACGGGCCGGCGTTGTTGATGGGGGATTTGAACGATGTGATTGGGAGTGCAACTCTCGATCAACTGGTGGTCGCCTGGACGCGGACGAACTCCAAAGCGTTGCCGACAATCCCGGTCAAACGACCAACGCGGCAGATCGACTTTGTCTTGTTTCGCCCGGTGGATCGTTGGACCGTCGTTGAGACGCGTGTATTGGATGAGGCGGTGGCTTCGGATCATCGGCCAATCCTGAGTGTGCTCGAAATCCGCCCTAAGTGA